From Ignavibacteriales bacterium, the proteins below share one genomic window:
- the bshB1 gene encoding bacillithiol biosynthesis deacetylase BshB1 — protein MILDVLIFAAHPDDAELSMGGTIAKLTSTGLKVGIIDLSKGELGTRGSAEIRKKEAENAGEILKISVRENLELKDGSLKFNDEYLKKIISRIRKYQPKIIFAPYFNDRHPDHIGTSQLVKEAMFFSGLAKINTEDNERIQMPFRPQKLFYFMQTYEFKPTFIVDISNYFETKMKAVKAYDTQFHNSESKEPETFISQPIFLKYLEARAVSYGFKIGKEYGEAFYCEEEIELDLAELLKSSERK, from the coding sequence ATGATTCTTGATGTTTTGATTTTTGCGGCTCATCCCGATGATGCAGAACTTTCAATGGGAGGCACGATTGCAAAATTAACGTCCACCGGTTTGAAAGTCGGAATAATAGATTTAAGCAAAGGGGAATTAGGAACACGCGGTTCAGCCGAAATAAGAAAAAAAGAAGCAGAGAATGCTGGTGAAATTCTAAAGATATCAGTGAGAGAAAATCTAGAATTGAAAGATGGAAGTCTAAAATTCAACGATGAATACTTAAAAAAAATTATCTCGCGCATCCGGAAATATCAACCTAAAATTATTTTTGCCCCGTATTTTAACGACAGACACCCAGACCATATTGGAACTTCTCAATTAGTAAAGGAAGCAATGTTCTTTTCCGGACTTGCTAAAATAAATACCGAAGACAATGAAAGAATTCAAATGCCGTTCCGTCCGCAAAAACTTTTTTATTTTATGCAGACATACGAGTTCAAGCCAACATTTATTGTAGATATTAGTAATTACTTCGAAACAAAAATGAAAGCAGTAAAAGCATACGACACACAATTTCACAATTCGGAAAGTAAAGAACCGGAAACATTTATAAGTCAACCGATCTTTCTAAAATATCTTGAAGCTCGTGCAGTCAGTTATGGTTTTAAGATAGGTAAAGAATATGGCGAAGCTTTTTACTGCGAAGAAGAAATTGAACTTGATTTGGCTGAATTATTGAAATCCAGCGAAAGAAAATAA
- a CDS encoding DUF302 domain-containing protein codes for MSYHNSKSVQYSFDEAIAKVTEELKKEGFGILTEIDVKETLKKKLDVDFRKYKILGACNPQFAYKALQTEETLGVLLPCNVVVQEKENGNILVSFINPMESMQVVKNPALEVIAAEVSSKLQKVLESL; via the coding sequence ATGTCATATCACAATTCAAAAAGTGTTCAGTATTCATTTGATGAAGCAATTGCAAAAGTAACTGAGGAATTAAAGAAGGAAGGATTTGGTATTCTTACAGAGATTGACGTTAAAGAAACTCTGAAGAAAAAATTAGATGTGGATTTTAGAAAATATAAAATCCTTGGCGCTTGTAATCCGCAATTTGCTTATAAAGCATTACAAACAGAAGAAACACTTGGCGTATTATTGCCTTGCAATGTTGTTGTTCAAGAAAAGGAAAACGGTAATATTCTCGTTAGTTTTATTAATCCGATGGAATCAATGCAAGTGGTAAAAAATCCTGCTCTTGAGGTAATTGCTGCTGAGGTTTCGTCTAAATTACAGAAAGTGTTGGAGAGTTTATAA
- a CDS encoding deoxyribonuclease IV yields the protein MKHLLGAHTFVSGGPASAIETAENLGFTAIQIFTKNNNQYFARDLNEKEITDFKNKLSQSIIKFVVSHDSYLINLCAKDPESLQKSRTSFIKELERCEQLGIPQLNFHPGAHTGQGEEEGIKIIAESLNYAHEKIKGYKTKSMLEATAGQGTALGYKFEQLRKIIDMVDEKDRMTVCIDTCHIFAAGYNIRDPKEYKKVIKEFDDIIGLDRLQCIHMNDSKKDLGSRVDRHEHIGKGFIGKEGFTNIMNDKKLEKVPKVLETPKEKDQKEDLENIKVLLSLIKNN from the coding sequence ATGAAACACTTACTTGGTGCACATACATTTGTCTCGGGTGGACCGGCTTCTGCAATTGAGACCGCGGAGAATCTTGGCTTTACCGCAATTCAAATCTTCACAAAAAATAATAATCAATATTTTGCCAGAGATCTAAACGAAAAGGAAATAACTGATTTCAAAAATAAATTAAGTCAATCAATCATAAAATTTGTTGTCTCGCATGATTCCTATTTGATCAATCTTTGCGCAAAAGATCCGGAAAGTTTGCAAAAATCTCGTACATCATTCATCAAAGAATTGGAACGATGTGAGCAGCTTGGAATTCCTCAATTAAATTTTCATCCCGGTGCTCATACGGGACAAGGAGAAGAAGAAGGAATAAAAATTATTGCGGAATCTCTTAACTATGCGCATGAAAAAATCAAAGGGTACAAAACCAAAAGTATGCTCGAAGCTACTGCAGGACAAGGAACTGCTCTCGGATATAAATTTGAACAGCTGAGAAAAATAATTGATATGGTTGATGAGAAAGACAGAATGACTGTCTGCATTGATACTTGCCATATTTTTGCAGCCGGTTATAATATCCGCGATCCGAAAGAATATAAAAAAGTAATCAAAGAGTTTGATGATATAATCGGATTAGACCGTTTGCAGTGCATACATATGAATGACAGCAAAAAAGATTTGGGAAGCAGAGTTGATCGTCATGAACATATTGGGAAAGGATTTATCGGCAAGGAAGGATTTACAAATATCATGAACGATAAAAAGTTAGAGAAGGTGCCGAAGGTTTTAGAAACACCGAAAGAAAAAGATCAGAAAGAGGATTTGGAAAATATTAAGGTGCTATTAAGCTTGATAAAAAATAATTGA
- a CDS encoding four helix bundle protein, which produces MKTYKELIVWQKAINLVSIIYNNTKNFPKEEIYGLTNQIRRAAVSIPSNIAEGFGRNSKNDFKRFLRISIGSLFEVQTQLEISKNLQFLSELNYQIIFDATREIEAMLASLIRKLK; this is translated from the coding sequence ATGAAAACCTACAAAGAATTAATTGTCTGGCAGAAAGCAATCAATTTAGTTTCAATTATTTATAACAATACAAAAAATTTTCCTAAAGAAGAGATTTATGGATTGACCAATCAAATTCGAAGAGCTGCCGTTTCAATTCCAAGTAATATTGCAGAAGGATTTGGTAGAAATTCGAAAAATGATTTTAAAAGATTTCTGCGAATTTCGATCGGATCACTTTTTGAAGTTCAGACGCAATTAGAAATATCTAAAAACCTTCAATTCCTTTCTGAATTAAATTATCAAATAATTTTTGATGCAACCCGGGAAATTGAAGCAATGCTTGCTTCTCTAATCAGAAAGTTAAAGTAA
- a CDS encoding GW dipeptide domain-containing protein yields the protein MRSKLLVILFSIIFIVTACKKEEEPKQTAVTKNSNIHQVVVEEAIQVSGYTYIRAKEGDKDYWMAATTMDVKKGETIYYEGSMEMNNFESKELKRKFDSILFVESVSKIPPVNTGNNIKASPQKPTIEKENISVTPAAGGITIAQLFSNPNSYAGKIVKIKGKVVKVNNGIMKTNWVHIQDGTSAGADFDLTVTTNDIVNLGDIITFEGSLVLNKDFGYGYSYKVLLENAKANKSL from the coding sequence ATGCGATCGAAATTATTAGTAATACTTTTCTCAATTATTTTTATTGTTACTGCATGTAAAAAAGAAGAAGAACCTAAACAAACTGCTGTTACCAAAAATTCAAATATCCATCAAGTTGTTGTAGAAGAGGCAATTCAAGTAAGCGGGTATACATATATCAGAGCTAAAGAAGGCGATAAAGATTATTGGATGGCTGCAACTACAATGGATGTTAAGAAAGGTGAGACCATTTACTACGAAGGTTCAATGGAAATGAATAATTTTGAAAGTAAAGAACTGAAAAGAAAATTTGATTCTATCTTATTCGTAGAAAGTGTAAGTAAGATTCCTCCTGTAAATACCGGGAATAATATTAAAGCATCTCCTCAAAAACCAACAATCGAAAAAGAAAATATTTCTGTTACACCCGCAGCTGGAGGAATTACAATCGCACAACTTTTTTCCAATCCAAATTCTTATGCCGGTAAAATAGTGAAGATCAAAGGTAAAGTTGTAAAAGTTAATAATGGAATTATGAAAACAAATTGGGTTCATATTCAGGATGGAACAAGTGCAGGAGCGGATTTCGATTTGACAGTTACAACTAATGATATTGTAAACTTAGGCGATATTATAACATTCGAAGGGAGTTTAGTATTGAATAAAGATTTCGGTTACGGTTATTCATACAAAGTTCTTTTGGAGAATGCAAAGGCAAATAAAAGTTTGTAA
- the gatB gene encoding Asp-tRNA(Asn)/Glu-tRNA(Gln) amidotransferase subunit GatB codes for MNTKYEAVIGLEVHAQLLTDTKIFCGCSTKFGVPPNTNVCPVCLGHPGVLPVMNKKVVEFTVLMGLATDCVINERSIFARKNYFYPDLPKGYQISQYEKPICEHGNISVESKNGSKKNIGITRIHMEEDAGKSIHDQGDSTLIDVNRCGTPLMEIVSEPDMRTAEEASLYLTKLKQIVMYLGICDGNMEEGSLRCDANVSVRLKGEKQFGTKTEVKNMNSFRNVEKAIEFEIERQIDILEDGGKIIQQTLLWNADLNEIKPMRSKEEAHDYRYFPDPDLMPIVVDQNWKNEIAKLMPELPEKRRNRFVEQYSLPKYDSEVLTSSRELADYYEKILKVTNDYKSASNWVMTEVLKVIKEENISIKEFPVTPEKLGNLIKLINENVINGKIAKEIFPEILKTKKDPLEIIKEKNLVQITDTKEIESAINRILSSNESQVKEFLNGKEKVIGFFVGQIMKETKGKANPQIVNELLKKKLEALR; via the coding sequence ATGAATACAAAATACGAAGCAGTAATCGGTCTTGAAGTGCATGCTCAACTTTTGACAGACACAAAAATTTTTTGCGGATGTTCCACCAAATTTGGTGTTCCGCCAAATACAAATGTCTGTCCAGTTTGTCTCGGTCATCCTGGTGTACTTCCGGTAATGAACAAAAAAGTTGTCGAGTTTACCGTACTAATGGGACTTGCCACAGATTGCGTGATAAATGAGCGATCTATCTTTGCCCGCAAGAATTATTTCTATCCCGATCTTCCGAAAGGATACCAAATTTCTCAATATGAAAAACCGATTTGCGAACACGGGAATATTTCTGTTGAGTCGAAGAACGGTTCGAAGAAAAATATTGGTATAACAAGAATCCACATGGAAGAGGACGCCGGGAAATCAATTCACGATCAAGGCGATTCCACACTAATTGATGTGAACAGGTGCGGCACTCCATTAATGGAAATTGTAAGCGAACCGGATATGCGCACTGCCGAAGAAGCATCTCTCTATTTAACAAAACTAAAACAGATTGTAATGTATCTTGGAATTTGCGACGGCAATATGGAAGAAGGTTCTTTGCGCTGCGATGCAAATGTTTCGGTCCGTTTGAAAGGTGAAAAACAATTTGGAACTAAGACTGAAGTAAAGAATATGAATTCGTTCCGCAATGTTGAGAAAGCAATTGAATTTGAAATTGAAAGACAGATAGATATTTTGGAAGATGGTGGAAAAATTATTCAACAGACTCTTTTATGGAATGCCGACTTAAATGAAATAAAACCGATGCGAAGTAAAGAAGAAGCACACGATTACCGCTACTTTCCCGATCCCGATTTAATGCCCATAGTTGTTGATCAAAACTGGAAAAATGAGATTGCTAAGTTGATGCCAGAGTTGCCCGAGAAAAGAAGAAACCGTTTTGTTGAACAATATTCGCTTCCAAAATATGATTCTGAAGTTTTAACTTCATCACGCGAGCTCGCCGATTATTATGAAAAAATTCTGAAAGTTACTAATGATTATAAATCAGCCAGCAACTGGGTAATGACTGAGGTTTTGAAAGTTATTAAAGAAGAGAATATTTCAATTAAAGAGTTCCCAGTTACTCCGGAGAAACTTGGTAATTTGATAAAATTGATAAATGAAAATGTTATCAACGGAAAAATTGCTAAAGAGATTTTTCCCGAAATATTAAAAACCAAAAAGGATCCACTAGAAATCATAAAAGAAAAAAACCTTGTTCAGATAACCGACACGAAAGAAATAGAAAGTGCAATCAATCGGATTCTATCATCAAATGAATCTCAAGTAAAAGAATTCCTCAACGGTAAAGAAAAAGTAATTGGATTTTTTGTCGGACAGATTATGAAGGAAACAAAGGGAAAAGCAAATCCGCAAATTGTTAATGAATTGCTTAAGAAAAAATTAGAAGCGCTTAGATAA
- a CDS encoding M28 family peptidase, translating into MKNLMKIIFLISFFLPSSYLLAQSDSLIAAISTDSLIFTLKELTGALPITLNGKVKSIQTRAILTTGNRVASEYISERMQQKGLSVEHLYYQGTYNNVQLNFTGINTTPVTNFPLWLCSDWGEIFSMKNSNSEWESRLNSATPQTDRLDWISPQNQNTIIAVGKTGNLALTTDAGESWTKKSTGIGSILHFFSSSSGTSIAVAEKGSIWRSADLGTSWTKIIVDTNTTISQGSFLSNTHVLLIGYDKSIPSQGRMYESMNAGITWSVVQSTFISQLRTVFSTDSLHAWCASSNGEVYYTNSGGVTWNNSVFEIGSSANKIFFCDNSNGWILASGNTFFHSTDGGNTWNFLSSVYAPSTINDFLFYDSRNGLLIGKEISKKQTSDSGIQWLDNTIPFHYNVIATINGTQRPEHYILLTAHSDCTLYTPANRWLLAPGADDDGSGIAVLLELARVFKKHPLPITLKFASVPDEEAGAGGANNLGTTLLSKPYTCRLVIDFDMVGYDYHYPRSVTMSYYGGTVADNLFTQYVNIISATNIPLTPVGWKNATPANAGGFYNKKIPILGLMEGVGYMSLIQPNYHKTSDLWSTINPEYISNIARSTAAFIHNIATDLFVDISEENNSISIPTSFILDLPYPNPFNSTTTLRFGLPNHAKASIIIYNLLGQQIAQVAQGYYEKGYHTVSWDASNISSGIYFARLTVMDDFSNKLFSKTSKLLLLK; encoded by the coding sequence ATGAAAAATTTAATGAAAATTATTTTTCTTATTTCCTTTTTCCTTCCTTCATCATATTTACTTGCACAAAGCGATTCACTCATTGCGGCAATTTCTACAGATTCTTTAATATTCACTCTCAAAGAATTGACAGGTGCTTTACCAATAACCCTCAATGGAAAAGTTAAAAGTATACAAACTAGAGCTATACTAACTACTGGTAACCGTGTAGCTTCTGAATATATTTCTGAGCGGATGCAACAAAAAGGATTGAGTGTTGAACATTTATATTACCAAGGCACATACAATAATGTTCAATTAAACTTTACAGGTATTAACACAACCCCGGTAACAAATTTTCCGTTGTGGCTTTGTTCGGATTGGGGTGAAATTTTTAGTATGAAGAATTCAAATTCAGAATGGGAATCCCGTTTAAACTCTGCAACACCACAGACTGACAGACTCGATTGGATTAGTCCTCAAAATCAAAACACCATTATTGCGGTTGGTAAAACTGGAAATTTAGCTTTGACAACTGATGCAGGAGAATCATGGACAAAAAAATCAACTGGTATTGGATCAATATTACATTTCTTCTCTTCATCTTCAGGCACTTCAATTGCAGTTGCAGAAAAGGGTTCTATCTGGCGTAGTGCCGATCTTGGTACAAGCTGGACCAAAATTATTGTAGACACTAATACAACTATTTCACAAGGATCTTTCCTCAGTAACACTCATGTATTACTTATCGGTTATGACAAATCTATACCGTCACAAGGAAGAATGTACGAAAGTATGAATGCCGGTATTACATGGTCGGTCGTTCAAAGTACTTTCATCTCACAACTAAGGACTGTGTTTTCTACTGATTCTTTACATGCATGGTGCGCATCTTCAAATGGAGAAGTTTATTATACTAATTCTGGAGGTGTTACATGGAATAACAGTGTATTTGAGATTGGATCATCAGCCAATAAAATTTTCTTTTGTGATAATTCAAACGGATGGATACTTGCATCGGGGAACACATTCTTTCACTCAACTGATGGTGGAAATACTTGGAACTTTTTATCCTCGGTTTATGCACCAAGCACAATAAACGATTTTCTATTTTACGACTCTAGAAATGGTTTATTAATTGGAAAAGAAATTTCTAAAAAACAAACATCGGACAGCGGAATACAATGGTTAGACAATACAATACCTTTCCATTACAATGTTATTGCTACTATTAATGGTACTCAACGACCCGAACATTATATTCTACTTACTGCTCATTCTGATTGTACTCTTTACACACCGGCAAATAGATGGCTTCTCGCACCTGGTGCAGATGACGATGGCAGTGGAATAGCTGTATTGTTAGAATTAGCACGTGTGTTTAAAAAACATCCACTCCCTATCACTTTGAAATTTGCTAGTGTACCTGACGAAGAGGCTGGTGCAGGTGGAGCCAATAATCTAGGAACAACATTACTCAGTAAACCATATACTTGTCGTCTTGTAATAGACTTTGATATGGTTGGTTATGATTATCACTATCCAAGATCGGTAACTATGTCTTACTATGGTGGAACAGTTGCAGACAATTTGTTCACGCAATATGTAAATATTATTTCTGCTACGAATATTCCACTTACTCCGGTTGGCTGGAAAAATGCCACACCTGCCAATGCTGGAGGATTTTATAATAAAAAGATTCCAATATTAGGGTTGATGGAGGGCGTAGGCTATATGTCCTTAATACAACCAAATTATCACAAAACAAGTGATTTGTGGTCAACAATAAATCCTGAATATATTTCCAACATAGCACGTTCTACCGCTGCTTTTATTCATAATATTGCTACTGATTTATTTGTTGATATTTCTGAAGAAAATAATTCAATCTCTATTCCTACATCTTTCATTTTGGATCTTCCATATCCAAATCCTTTTAACTCAACTACAACACTCCGATTTGGTTTACCAAATCATGCTAAAGCTTCTATTATTATTTACAATCTTTTAGGACAGCAAATTGCTCAAGTTGCACAAGGATATTACGAGAAAGGATATCATACTGTTTCCTGGGATGCATCTAATATAAGCAGCGGGATATATTTCGCACGGTTAACTGTAATGGATGATTTTTCTAACAAGCTATTTTCAAAAACCAGTAAGCTACTTCTACTAAAATAA
- a CDS encoding DUF1460 domain-containing protein produces the protein MTKLLSFLFLLIIAFDLNAQTIYTQADVDVCNSKFQFSSEKNLSSLPINEIIIEIGKSFLGTDYVANTLEKGDKENLVINLTGLDCYTFLETSLVFARCIKKGKTTFEDYQKELTKIRYRDGKLKEYPSRLHYFSDWIYDMDERDIGKDITKEIGGKRYVKKINFMSTHVDSYKQLKENQKFVKEISNIERQISTRKYFFIPQEDIASVEGKIKSGDIIGITTNVEGLDIAHTGIAIRMDDGRIHLMHAPNVGYKVQITEKPLSDYIKGNKKQTGVMVLRPN, from the coding sequence ATGACAAAGTTGTTGTCATTTCTATTTCTTCTTATCATTGCGTTTGATTTGAATGCACAAACTATTTACACGCAAGCTGATGTTGATGTTTGCAATTCTAAATTTCAATTCTCTTCTGAAAAAAACCTTTCTTCATTACCTATCAATGAAATAATAATCGAGATCGGAAAAAGTTTTCTTGGAACAGATTACGTTGCCAACACTCTTGAGAAAGGTGATAAGGAAAATCTTGTTATTAATCTTACAGGATTAGACTGCTACACTTTTCTTGAAACTTCGCTAGTGTTCGCGCGGTGCATCAAAAAAGGGAAAACAACGTTTGAAGATTATCAGAAAGAATTAACCAAAATCCGATACCGGGATGGAAAGTTGAAGGAATATCCTTCACGGCTGCATTACTTTTCTGATTGGATCTACGATATGGACGAACGTGATATAGGGAAAGACATCACAAAAGAAATTGGTGGTAAACGGTACGTTAAGAAAATTAATTTTATGAGCACTCATGTTGATTCTTATAAACAGTTGAAAGAAAATCAAAAGTTTGTAAAAGAGATTTCAAATATTGAACGGCAGATCAGCACCCGGAAATATTTTTTCATTCCGCAAGAAGATATTGCTTCCGTTGAGGGAAAAATTAAGAGTGGGGATATTATTGGAATTACAACTAACGTTGAAGGACTCGACATTGCGCATACGGGAATTGCAATCCGTATGGATGACGGACGAATACATTTAATGCACGCACCGAATGTAGGGTATAAAGTTCAAATCACAGAAAAGCCGCTTTCAGATTATATCAAAGGAAATAAGAAACAAACGGGTGTGATGGTTTTAAGACCGAATTAA
- a CDS encoding carboxypeptidase-like regulatory domain-containing protein — protein sequence MSSLKQNISLIVKTVILFSFCLLTYCSDSSPLPTPPLQYPNVLQGQVYNLSHPGPIPIDWIPPPYEAVCTVIAQDITQGISLEVKTDNRGIFRIMAPPGNYYLRVKESYMSSETGPYQLKDGQILEVKAYYDNGMR from the coding sequence ATGAGTTCCTTAAAACAAAACATCTCATTAATAGTAAAAACTGTAATTCTTTTTTCCTTTTGTCTATTAACATATTGTTCCGATTCATCTCCCCTTCCCACTCCTCCCTTACAATATCCTAATGTACTTCAAGGACAAGTTTATAACCTCAGTCATCCCGGACCAATACCGATTGATTGGATACCACCGCCATATGAAGCGGTTTGCACTGTGATTGCTCAAGACATAACACAAGGAATAAGTCTGGAAGTTAAGACTGATAACCGCGGGATATTTCGGATAATGGCTCCTCCCGGAAATTATTATCTTCGCGTAAAAGAATCTTATATGTCATCTGAAACTGGTCCGTATCAATTAAAGGACGGTCAAATACTGGAAGTGAAAGCTTATTACGATAACGGGATGAGATAA
- the ettA gene encoding energy-dependent translational throttle protein EttA, translating to MAVNEPNKIIYSMIGVSKYYDTKAIIKNIYLSYFYGAKIGVLGLNGSGKSTLLKILGGVDKDFNGEIALSPGFTIGLLEQEPKLDDTKTVKEIVQEGVQEIVDVLREYDEINAKFAEPMSDGEMNDLLERQGKVQEKLDHLEAWDLDSKLDLAMDVLNCPPPDTIVKVLSGGERRRVALCRLLLRKPDILLLDEPTNHLDAETVLWLEAELNRYAGTVIAVTHDRYFLDNVAGWILELDKGEGIPWKGNYSSWLEQKQQRLFQEEKKETERQKTLAREFEWIKMSPRARQAKSKARISSYEEMLKEESEKRQKDLEIYIPPGPRLGNVVIEAENVSKGYGDRVLFENLNFKLPPGGIVGIIGPNGAGKTTLFRMIVRQEKPDSGSFKIGDTVKLAYVDQSRDILDPEKSVWQMISGGDDIIQLGSREQNSRAYVGQFNFTGADQQKKVGMLSGGERNRVHLAIALKQTANVLLLDEPTNDLDVNTMRALEEGLLNFAGCAVVISHDRWFLDRICTHILSFEGDSKVVWFEGNFSDYQENRRQRLGKDADVPHRVKYKKLTR from the coding sequence ATGGCAGTTAACGAACCAAATAAAATTATTTATTCAATGATCGGTGTAAGCAAGTATTACGATACGAAAGCGATCATAAAAAATATCTACCTTTCATATTTCTACGGTGCAAAAATCGGTGTGCTGGGACTTAACGGTTCCGGTAAAAGTACTCTTCTAAAAATCCTCGGCGGAGTTGATAAAGATTTCAACGGAGAGATTGCCCTATCACCCGGATTCACAATCGGTCTGCTCGAACAAGAGCCAAAACTTGATGACACAAAAACCGTAAAAGAAATTGTTCAAGAAGGCGTTCAAGAAATTGTTGATGTTCTGCGCGAGTATGATGAGATCAATGCAAAGTTTGCAGAGCCTATGAGCGATGGCGAGATGAATGATCTTCTCGAACGTCAAGGTAAAGTTCAAGAAAAACTCGATCACCTTGAAGCCTGGGATCTCGATTCTAAACTTGATCTTGCAATGGATGTGCTCAACTGTCCCCCGCCCGATACAATTGTAAAAGTTTTATCCGGCGGCGAACGGAGAAGAGTTGCATTGTGCCGTTTACTTTTAAGGAAGCCGGATATTCTTCTTCTTGATGAACCGACAAATCATCTTGATGCTGAAACTGTTTTGTGGCTTGAAGCAGAACTAAACCGTTATGCAGGAACAGTGATTGCAGTAACACACGACAGATATTTTTTAGATAACGTTGCCGGATGGATTCTTGAACTTGATAAAGGCGAAGGTATTCCGTGGAAAGGAAATTATTCATCATGGCTTGAGCAGAAACAGCAGCGTTTGTTTCAAGAAGAGAAGAAAGAAACAGAACGTCAGAAAACTTTAGCGCGGGAATTTGAATGGATTAAAATGTCGCCGCGTGCACGGCAGGCAAAATCCAAAGCGAGAATTTCATCCTACGAAGAGATGTTGAAAGAAGAAAGTGAGAAGCGGCAGAAAGATTTGGAAATTTATATTCCGCCCGGACCGCGCCTCGGTAATGTTGTGATCGAAGCGGAAAATGTTTCAAAAGGTTACGGCGATAGAGTGTTGTTCGAGAATTTAAATTTCAAACTTCCTCCAGGCGGAATTGTCGGTATTATCGGTCCGAACGGTGCAGGCAAAACAACTTTGTTTAGAATGATCGTCAGGCAGGAAAAACCGGATAGCGGTTCGTTCAAGATCGGTGATACTGTTAAACTTGCATACGTAGATCAAAGCAGAGATATACTCGATCCGGAGAAATCGGTTTGGCAAATGATAAGCGGCGGAGATGATATAATTCAGCTTGGAAGCAGAGAGCAAAACTCACGCGCTTATGTAGGGCAATTTAATTTTACCGGAGCCGATCAGCAGAAAAAAGTTGGAATGCTTTCCGGCGGTGAAAGAAACAGAGTCCATCTTGCAATTGCATTAAAACAAACTGCAAATGTTCTCTTGCTTGATGAACCAACAAATGATCTCGATGTAAACACAATGCGTGCTCTTGAAGAAGGTTTGCTAAACTTTGCCGGGTGTGCTGTGGTGATCAGTCACGATAGATGGTTCTTAGATAGAATCTGTACTCACATTTTATCATTCGAAGGCGATAGTAAAGTTGTTTGGTTCGAAGGAAACTTTTCGGATTATCAAGAGAATAGAAGACAACGATTGGGCAAGGATGCTGATGTTCCGCATAGAGTCAAGTATAAGAAACTTACGAGATAA
- a CDS encoding SDR family oxidoreductase — translation MKIFITGGSGLLGQYLNLELSKKHYILTQYQTNIGNCKDFNSVQLSITDQIKLTEIFSSFKPDIVVHTAAVSNPEKADKLSADVVYDINVNTTKKLAELCAKNNSELIYLSTDLVYAGYRGSMLKEKAKLIPLSLYAETKLMGEIKIQETFNNYLILREALLIGFGLNHTKNNFHLMYDNLRNGKEVILFTDQYRTPLSLIDSARMIGKLIEKNIPGEILNFGGSERLSRYELGVLLCEIAGFNKNLIIKKTMDETGLTYKVADVSLNIEKLNSYGVYPKKTKDSIQEILSKRF, via the coding sequence ATGAAAATATTCATAACCGGCGGAAGCGGATTGTTAGGACAGTATCTGAATCTTGAATTGAGTAAGAAGCATTATATTCTTACTCAGTATCAGACCAACATTGGCAACTGTAAAGATTTTAATTCTGTTCAATTATCAATTACTGATCAGATAAAGCTCACCGAAATATTTAGTTCTTTTAAGCCGGATATTGTTGTTCATACTGCAGCAGTCTCTAATCCGGAAAAAGCTGATAAACTTTCTGCCGATGTTGTTTATGATATTAATGTGAATACAACTAAAAAACTTGCTGAACTTTGTGCAAAGAACAATTCAGAGCTAATTTATCTTTCAACTGATTTGGTTTATGCCGGTTACCGCGGCTCAATGTTGAAAGAAAAGGCAAAATTAATTCCGTTATCACTTTATGCAGAAACGAAACTAATGGGAGAGATAAAAATTCAAGAGACGTTTAATAATTATCTCATACTTCGCGAGGCATTGTTAATTGGGTTTGGATTAAATCACACAAAAAATAATTTTCATTTAATGTATGATAATTTAAGAAACGGTAAAGAGGTAATATTATTTACCGATCAATACCGCACACCGCTTTCTTTAATTGACTCGGCAAGAATGATAGGGAAGTTAATTGAAAAGAATATTCCAGGTGAAATTCTAAATTTTGGAGGAAGCGAAAGATTATCCAGGTATGAACTCGGAGTTCTTCTTTGTGAAATAGCCGGTTTTAATAAAAATCTTATTATCAAAAAAACTATGGATGAAACTGGTTTAACTTATAAAGTTGCCGATGTATCATTGAACATAGAGAAGTTGAATTCTTACGGAGTATATCCAAAAAAGACAAAAGACTCGATCCAAGAAATTTTATCTAAGCGCTTCTAA